The Terriglobales bacterium genomic sequence TCCCGCTACGAGTCCGCCAAGATGGCACAGGTTGTCGGTAGGCCCCGAGACCGCCCCGATGACGATGTTGTATCCCACGAAAAAAACGAGGCTGCGCAGCTGCGCCTGGATCACCGGACGCGGCAGCGAAAACTCGCCGAGATAGAAGCCGGCGATCAGCGCCCCAGCAAGCCCGAAGATCGCGCCGGAAGCTCCAACACTCAGCCGCTCCGGATGCACTCCAACGCTCGCAAGTCCACCGGCGACTGCGCTAGTGAAATAAATTGCGCCGAAGGTCCATGTCCCATAAAGGGACTCGCAGAGCGAGCCCAGGCTCCAGAGGCACCACATGTTGAATCCGACGTGAAGCAGACTGCCGTGGAGGAAGGCGTAGCTGAGCAGCCTCCACCATTCTCCGCCAAACGTAAGTGGACCGAAATTGGCTCCAGAACGAATGAGCTGCTGCGACGTGGGATCGGAGAACAGTCCGCCGCCAACTATGCCCATGGCGAGATAAACAAGGATGTTGATTCCCACCAGCGCCTGACTCAGGCTGACGGAACTCATGGCACTGCGCTGCCACGGCGGCGCTAAAACGGGCTGCGGGGCATCCTCCGGCAATTCGCCGCGCTGCGCTGCCTCGTGCTGGACACACCACGGGCAAAGCCGCTTTCCAAGAGAGAATCCCGAAAGCTTACGCCCGCAACTGGAGCAGTTCGCCACTGGTTAAAGGTGTACCACAACGCCGAAGTTTCAGGTTTCGAGCTTCCGAAGAGCCAGGCAGCCGCCTCTCACTATGGCGGCCAGATTCTTAATGAAGATTGTGGAAAGCAGGCTAACAACGAAACGAGTCGAACCCTAACACCTCTCCTTTTCTTTCCGACTTCCGCTGCCCTCCTTTAATATCAAGCTCTAATCACCGATGACCAACTCTGGCGAATTGTGTGGCACTAATCCGCCGAAACCGCGAGAGACGGTGTAGCAATGCGGCGAGCCTTACTTCGCATTGCTCTGGCACTCGTGAGCGGTTGCGCAGCTTGCCAAACTCCAGATCCCGCAGATCAAGTCTGCCCTCGTTTTGCGGAAGGCTCTAAGGTTCAGGATCCAGCCGAGCTGTACAGCGAGAATGGCCGCCTCGAGCTGACCCTTAACTTCAGGAGTTCAGTAGACGCTCATGGCCTGCAGCGCTTCTGCTATGCGACCGACGGCGGATTGCAATCGCCGACTTTGCATGTGCGGCCGAACGATCGTCTGGTCATCCACCTCCACAATGATCTCGTGCGGACACCGGATAGTCCGCAGCCTCGATCCACCGGCGATCCTTGCAATGGTGGCCCGATGAGCCCTGACTTCACCAACCTGCACTTTCACGGATTGAGCGTGCCGCCGACATGCCACAGCGACGAAGTATTGAAGACGCTCGTCGGACCGGGACAGACCTTCGACTATGAGTTGCAAATTCCCTCGAGCCAGCCAACGGGACTCTATTGGTATCACCCTCATGTCCACGGATATGGAGAAGCGCAAGTCCAAGGCGGAGCCTCCGGTGCCCTCGTCGTCGACGGCATCGAGTCATGGAATCCCAAACTCACCGGATTACCGGAACGAACGTTGATTCTCCGGGACCAGCTCATACCCGGCTCCAGGCCGGCTCGGTCGAACGTTGGCGTCGGACTCTTCGACAGGGCCAAGCGGCCGACACAGAAGCCGACTGGCCCATCTTGGGACATATCGCTGAACCACATTCCCATTACCTATCCTGCTTACACTCCACCAGCGATTGAAGCCAGGCCGCGGGAAAGGCAGTTTTGGCGAGTGGTGAACGCGGCGGCAGACACCATCTTCGATCTGCAACTGATCGTCAACGGAACGCCGCGGCCGCTAGAGCTTCTAGCTGTCGACGGCGCGCCTTTGAGCCGAGCCGTCATGCAACAAAACATTCCTCTTTCTCCGGGTGGACGCGTTGAGTTCATCGTCGTCGCTCCGGAGAAGGGCGACAAAGCGCAGCTCATCACAAGAAACTGGGAAACTGGACCCGACGGCGAGGTCAATCCGACGCGGCCGCTGGCAAACATCGCTGTCACAGAAACTGTGGCGAAAGAGAAGCGTCTCGACGGCTCACGTCCAACCAAGACAAAGTCTGGCCTGCAGTCGCTGCTCCAGGCGACTCCCGCGCAGCGGCGCCGGCTCTATTTCTCCGAAAAAGGGAGCGACGAGAGCCCCACAGGCGCTGCCTTTTTTTTGACCGTCGATGGGCAAGGGCCCGACGTCTTTCGCATGGGGCAGCCGCCGAACATCATCGCGCATCAAGGAACGGTGGAGGACTGGATCATTGAAAACCGGGCCTTTCAGGATCACGTCTTTCACATCCACCAGATGCATTTCGCGGTGCTCGAGGTCAATGGCAAACCAGTCCGCGATTCAGCGCTGAGAGACACCATCGACATACCGTTTTACGACGCAAAAGGAACCTATCCGAGCGTTAAGTTGCGAATGGATTTTCGCGATCCTAAGATCCTCGGCACGTTTGTTTTTCACTGTCACATCCTGCAACACCAGGATCAGGGAATGATGGGCACAATCCAGGTCGCTCCGCCAGGACGTCCATCGCGCATTTCCATCGCAGCTCCAACACACACGGTCACGCTTTATGACGTCGTCAGCGTAACCGCAAAACTTCTGAACGCAAACGCCACGGCCGCAAAAGGCGCTGTGCAGTTTGTAGTGGATAATTCTCAGATTTTTGAAGCGGCCCTCTCCAGTGGCGAAGCCACATTTACCGGCCTGATGTCCCAGGTTGGGAAACACCAGATCGCTGCAATCTACCTCGGCGACACGAACTTGTCGCCTTCGCCATCCACGTCTCTCTCGCTTAACGTCGTAAGTACTTTCTTTACACTTTCGCCCAGTCCCGATATTGCACTGAGGTCGCAGGCGCAATCGGCCGGTACCCCAGTCACAATCAATTCTGTCGGCGGATTTGATCAACCCGTGAAACTCAGTTGCTCACTCCCAAAGGAGATCAAAGCGGCCTCATGCTCCATCGCGCCATCGCTAGTCAACGGCAGCGGGAAGGCAACGTTGACGGTGGCAACTGGCGCAGATGCCGACAGCAGCCAGGAAGGACAGCAAGGCATGAGCCGCATCGCCCCCGGCAATTATCCTGTCACGGTTCTAGCGGTAAGCGGAAGCGGCGAAGCGGAAATCCAAAAGAAGCTGGTAGTAAAACTGAGAGTTGATTAGTAACTGAGCTGGACAACCAGGCCCTCAGGATGTCGCAAATATGAAGCCCAAACAACAATTCTCCGATGAACTCAGGACTCTGCTCAGCGAGAGCAAAGGTCTGCGCATTCGCGCCGGCACCACGCATCGTTTCATTGGCATTTGGGTTGTCGTCGTGAAGGATCGCGTCTTCGTTCGCTCGTGGAGCGTGAAGGCGAACGGCTGGTACAAGACTTTTCTCGAGGACTCGAGCGGCGCTATTCACATAGACGGCGACGAAATCGCAATCCGCGCGGTACCCGTTAAAGACAAGCGCCTGAGAGATGCCATCGACCAAGCTTACCTCGAGAAGTACAACACTAAGGGGTCGCTAAAGTACGCGAAGGACCTCGGCAGCGCGAAATCGAGAGCGACGACGATCGAACTCGTGCCGATAGCGCAATAGAACGCCGGAGGCGCGCAACCCAATCGCGGAAGCGTTGGGAAACCGTCAGATCATGAGTTTCGGAGCCCTATCGGGGCGGCACCTGGCTGGGCATCTCCGACACAAAATGGATTGATGCAATTTGTGCGTTGTGGTGCCGCGCCTACGGCGCTCACAAAATTGCCTGTCAGCCTGAAGTAGTCCCGCACGTCCTCAGAATTCAGACAATCGTCCCTGCACCGTGAGCCCCGCTGCGGCCCGTCCCCGCACAAAAAATTTACAACTAAAAATTCCGATAGCGCGCATCTCTTGCTGCGTGGCCTACTGGCCTCAACCAAGAAAACTTTGGGCGTGCCCGAAATGGGACGAACAGGAGAGCAGGGATTTTATGAAGCGCTTTTTGCAATCGACATTTCTTGCGGCGTCGCTGGCGGCATCATGGTGGCCGGCTGCCGCGCAAGTGCGCCGTCCTTATGTAGCGATTAAGGTGGACGTGCCGTTCAAGTTCAAGGTGGGCAACAGATCTTTTCGTCCCGGCAGTTACGAATTTCTCTCTGTCGGGACCAACCTGATGGCGTTACGGGATGCGCGAGCCCGCATCGTGGCGTCACTGGTAACCCGCTCTGTTGAAACCGGAGTGATTGCACCATCCACCAGATTGGTGTTCCATCCTGAGAAGAAACAACTCTATCTTGCTCAGATAAAAATTCAAGACCTGAGCCAGGTTCTGGAAATTCGAGGAGAAGAGCTGGCAATACCTCCATCTCCTCCTCCCGTATTGGCACCGGCAGAAGTTTTACTGTTCAACACCAGGCAGTCAGGTGTCGGAGGGAAGCAATAGCTTCCGAGGCGCCGATCAGTACCGGCGGCGGTAGCCGCTGGGTGCTGGTCGGTGACCTGTCAATCGTCGGGATATATGTAGGGCTGGGGGATCTGCTCCTGTAAATTCCAGAGCAGGTCTTTGCTCGAGTCCCTTTATGCAGCCTCCGTCGTTGACCGGCGAAAATACTGCGCCGCCGGCGGACGCAAAAGGAAGAACGCGTACATGGCCAACAGCACACCGTGCGCAGCCACCTCGCTCATCGAGTGAAAGGCGCTGATGATGACGTGCGACGCAATCCAGGCCAAGGTGAGCCAGCGCGCCCAATTGCTTCCACGGAGCATAAACACTCCACCAACAATCGCGAGGACACGAAGCAGACATACCAGCAAGACGTCCGTCTGGAACGGATGTCGCAAGTTCAGCTCGGTGGAGTGATAAACGAGCCCAAACACCCCAGCCGCGAGGATCAACAAACTCAGAAGGGTCACGGAGAGTGGACGCTTGTTCATGATGAGTGCGCAACATTCTCGCACACGCTTGGGATCGGCAGGCGTTAGGCTCAACGCCGTTGTGCGCCCCTGGCTTTAGCGCCACGGCGGTAACCTTAACAAATGACTTCTCGCTTCCGCATCGGTTTTATTGACAAATCGGACTATAGGGTCTATCGTCCGTCGCATTAACAGGGCTCATTGGGAAAGTTCTGCATCCCTTGCGGAACGAAAAACAGCACTCCTATGAAAGAAAGGGAGGGCCCCATGAAAGAAAACAGGACCCAAGGCCCATTCGCACGTAACCTTTCCAGGCGTGGCTTGCTCACCGGAGTTGGAGTTGCCGGCGGCGGGCTGCTTCTGGGTTCATCTTTTCCACTAACTACTTTCGCGGATGACGACGAGCATGAACAGTCTTGCAATGCTGGAGAACTGTGTTCGTCGCCAGATCCGATTCCGCACGTGAATGAAGCGGTCCTCGCCGGATTCGGCGTTAAGGCCCACTTCTTCTTTCCGGGTCCAGTTGAAGGCACGGCGGCGGCTACCGACCCGACGGGAGCACATCCTGGCGGTCGCGATCCGTCTGCGATTTACGACTTCAAAGGGTTCATCGGTTCGGCCGATTTGGTTCTGACCGGTACCGGGACAGATCTGAACACTAACAAGAGCGACAAGTACACCTTCCACACTGACAGCCGTTTCATGTCTGGTGTATTCCTAGGCACCGACGGGAAGAAGCATCGAGGCAACTTCGCCTTTATTTGACTCGACAGCCTTCCGGGCTCGGGTAGCCCTTTAGGACCACACTCTTACGACCTGGGCATCTCACGCACCACTCTGTTTTGGACCGATCTGACATCGCCCTCCAGCGTCAGGGTCGATTTTGACGAGGCTGAGGCGGTACTGCACATCCGAAATTACTGCGCGCTCGATGCCTTCGCTGTTCCGAACAGCCTGGACGCGAGCCATCCGATGGGTCATCCTGTTGCTGCCGTTCTCAACTCCTTCAAAATGCGTTGGAGCGGAGTGAAGCGGAAGACCTCGTTTACGTCCACGGATCCACAAGATAAGTTCACTGGAGATTTCATCGAGGACTCTTGCGAAATCGAAGTGGACGTTACCACGCTTCCCAGCACCGGACACGGGTTCCATTTCGTTTCCGATCCGGGAGGCACCACGATCAGCCACTTCGCCCAAATCGGGAAAGAGCGGAACGGCGCGTTCGTGTAGCCTGGAAGATTCCCCCAATCTTTCAGCAAAGATGCGGTTGGGGTTCTTCGCCGGCTTGGCCGGCGAGGAATCCTGCCTGGTGCTGTCCTGTTCAAACTTTTTGATCAC encodes the following:
- a CDS encoding DUF2255 family protein — protein: MKPKQQFSDELRTLLSESKGLRIRAGTTHRFIGIWVVVVKDRVFVRSWSVKANGWYKTFLEDSSGAIHIDGDEIAIRAVPVKDKRLRDAIDQAYLEKYNTKGSLKYAKDLGSAKSRATTIELVPIAQ
- a CDS encoding multicopper oxidase domain-containing protein — encoded protein: MRRALLRIALALVSGCAACQTPDPADQVCPRFAEGSKVQDPAELYSENGRLELTLNFRSSVDAHGLQRFCYATDGGLQSPTLHVRPNDRLVIHLHNDLVRTPDSPQPRSTGDPCNGGPMSPDFTNLHFHGLSVPPTCHSDEVLKTLVGPGQTFDYELQIPSSQPTGLYWYHPHVHGYGEAQVQGGASGALVVDGIESWNPKLTGLPERTLILRDQLIPGSRPARSNVGVGLFDRAKRPTQKPTGPSWDISLNHIPITYPAYTPPAIEARPRERQFWRVVNAAADTIFDLQLIVNGTPRPLELLAVDGAPLSRAVMQQNIPLSPGGRVEFIVVAPEKGDKAQLITRNWETGPDGEVNPTRPLANIAVTETVAKEKRLDGSRPTKTKSGLQSLLQATPAQRRRLYFSEKGSDESPTGAAFFLTVDGQGPDVFRMGQPPNIIAHQGTVEDWIIENRAFQDHVFHIHQMHFAVLEVNGKPVRDSALRDTIDIPFYDAKGTYPSVKLRMDFRDPKILGTFVFHCHILQHQDQGMMGTIQVAPPGRPSRISIAAPTHTVTLYDVVSVTAKLLNANATAAKGAVQFVVDNSQIFEAALSSGEATFTGLMSQVGKHQIAAIYLGDTNLSPSPSTSLSLNVVSTFFTLSPSPDIALRSQAQSAGTPVTINSVGGFDQPVKLSCSLPKEIKAASCSIAPSLVNGSGKATLTVATGADADSSQEGQQGMSRIAPGNYPVTVLAVSGSGEAEIQKKLVVKLRVD
- a CDS encoding twin-arginine translocation signal domain-containing protein translates to MKENRTQGPFARNLSRRGLLTGVGVAGGGLLLGSSFPLTTFADDDEHEQSCNAGELCSSPDPIPHVNEAVLAGFGVKAHFFFPGPVEGTAAATDPTGAHPGGRDPSAIYDFKGFIGSADLVLTGTGTDLNTNKSDKYTFHTDSRFMSGVFLGTDGKKHRGNFAFI